A DNA window from Akkermansiaceae bacterium contains the following coding sequences:
- a CDS encoding tetratricopeptide repeat protein — MKLPLFLLLLISPLSRAAGEDGDEFRHGESALADGLWDVAALHFERLLATTTLEPEAKSRVAFRLAEAWIRNGEPGKALDLLSQSFLAGDPAIHFWKGHALAGLGRLNDAADELAEAAIPGRPFAVEATLTRAALMLSLHQPEEALSGLRGLAAGTDPAISLKARIRQTGILLDLQRVEEARRTMPPLDGIPADKAQEASYLEARILLAENKPAEAAERFFTLMSQRSGQSLVHHHAAILGYADSLAAQEKKTDATDVLLAFIQANPTTPLLSEAFSRLIAWLPSEPVVTHPVLVRLAEWAVPANALSSASQSGLIEGLINPDRLGSSGVWPTAAVAAPLRIEATFALAEGLHRIPAPAQKAQAARLMRWIGLNHPLHPLAAKAWLRSAEWLLEEGKGDRAFAILGYLRASTPTTPEGAEAAFIQAEKAYQQGDFTEAGRLFEEAAAEMTKKQDADRARLNATLARFRETGIMTTAFTAPDGTPASAGNPALEADLELEQALAVKPAEEAQAAIETFIRKHPNHPRVAEARLAAAESALTVRRDETYAKAQLDTIAEDPAALASIPPERYSLARLKLTELSGDTAETIRAAKAFIVAFPGHPAAAEAALTLGRTLYDTGSYNDAQLVLQQLAKDDTDPVRTQAALLLAASSAARVGTPQSREEALALFDRAGAVKGPLNALVMMKKAQLMIELNRLDEATDFLRKWYQSLPAEDSLRLPAGFLFGDAAYAQGNKNPAVLAESLAIYDELLKHPETKPADVHRIQYLRGKTLEQLPRTDDPTQKRESEALAAYYSVLKNAENPPAEWHFLESSGFRALEILERAGEKKARPALSIAREIAALKGPRSKEAADRAMDIQLKNQIWED; from the coding sequence ATGAAGCTGCCGCTGTTTCTCCTGCTGTTGATCTCCCCCCTGTCCCGCGCCGCGGGAGAGGACGGGGATGAGTTCCGGCACGGGGAAAGCGCCCTGGCGGACGGCCTGTGGGATGTCGCGGCACTCCATTTCGAGCGGCTCCTGGCAACCACCACCCTGGAGCCTGAGGCAAAGTCCCGCGTGGCATTCCGTCTGGCGGAGGCCTGGATCCGCAATGGCGAGCCAGGAAAGGCGCTGGATCTTCTCAGCCAATCGTTCCTGGCCGGAGATCCCGCCATCCATTTCTGGAAAGGTCACGCCCTCGCCGGATTGGGACGGCTGAATGACGCCGCGGATGAACTCGCCGAAGCCGCCATCCCGGGCCGGCCTTTCGCCGTGGAAGCCACGCTCACGCGCGCGGCGTTGATGCTGTCGCTGCACCAACCCGAGGAGGCCCTCTCCGGGCTGCGGGGACTCGCCGCCGGCACGGACCCCGCGATTTCGCTCAAGGCGAGGATCCGCCAGACTGGGATCCTGCTGGACCTCCAGCGGGTGGAGGAAGCCCGGCGGACCATGCCCCCCCTGGACGGCATCCCGGCGGACAAGGCACAGGAAGCCAGCTATCTGGAGGCCCGCATCCTGTTGGCGGAAAACAAACCCGCGGAGGCCGCCGAACGTTTCTTCACGCTGATGAGCCAGCGATCCGGCCAGAGCCTGGTCCATCATCATGCCGCGATATTGGGCTACGCGGACTCCCTCGCCGCACAGGAAAAGAAGACGGATGCCACGGACGTGCTGCTCGCATTCATCCAGGCGAACCCCACCACCCCCCTGCTGTCGGAAGCATTTTCCCGCCTGATCGCGTGGCTTCCGTCCGAACCGGTCGTCACCCATCCGGTGCTGGTCCGCCTTGCGGAATGGGCGGTCCCCGCCAACGCCCTGTCATCAGCCTCCCAATCCGGCCTCATCGAAGGTCTCATCAACCCGGACCGGCTGGGATCCTCCGGGGTGTGGCCCACGGCGGCGGTGGCGGCTCCATTGAGGATCGAGGCGACTTTCGCCCTGGCGGAAGGCTTGCACCGCATCCCGGCCCCCGCGCAGAAAGCGCAGGCCGCCCGGTTGATGCGTTGGATTGGCCTGAACCATCCGCTCCATCCGCTGGCCGCAAAGGCATGGCTCCGGTCGGCGGAATGGCTTCTGGAGGAAGGCAAAGGGGATCGTGCCTTCGCCATACTGGGCTACCTCCGCGCAAGCACCCCCACCACCCCGGAAGGAGCGGAAGCCGCCTTCATCCAGGCGGAAAAAGCCTATCAACAGGGGGATTTCACAGAGGCCGGCCGCTTGTTCGAAGAAGCCGCGGCGGAGATGACGAAAAAACAGGACGCGGACAGAGCCCGGCTCAATGCCACGCTGGCCCGTTTCCGCGAAACCGGGATCATGACCACGGCCTTCACCGCTCCGGATGGAACACCCGCATCCGCCGGGAACCCCGCCCTGGAGGCGGATCTGGAACTGGAACAGGCGCTCGCGGTGAAGCCCGCCGAGGAAGCGCAGGCCGCCATCGAAACCTTCATCCGGAAGCATCCCAACCATCCCCGGGTGGCGGAGGCCAGGCTCGCCGCCGCGGAGTCCGCCCTCACCGTCCGGAGGGATGAAACCTACGCCAAGGCCCAGCTTGATACCATCGCGGAGGATCCCGCTGCGCTCGCCTCCATCCCGCCCGAGCGGTATTCCCTCGCCCGGCTCAAACTCACGGAGCTGTCCGGAGACACCGCGGAGACCATCCGGGCAGCAAAGGCATTCATCGTCGCATTCCCCGGACATCCCGCCGCGGCGGAGGCCGCGCTGACGCTCGGCCGGACGCTCTACGACACCGGCAGCTACAACGACGCCCAGCTTGTCCTGCAACAACTGGCGAAGGATGATACGGACCCCGTCCGCACCCAGGCCGCCCTGCTCCTGGCCGCCAGTTCCGCGGCACGGGTGGGCACCCCGCAGTCCCGCGAGGAAGCCCTCGCCCTCTTCGACAGGGCGGGTGCCGTGAAAGGCCCCCTCAACGCGCTGGTCATGATGAAAAAGGCCCAGCTCATGATCGAGCTGAACCGCCTGGACGAAGCCACCGATTTCCTCCGCAAGTGGTACCAGTCCCTGCCTGCGGAGGATTCCCTGCGCCTGCCCGCCGGGTTCCTTTTCGGGGACGCGGCCTACGCCCAGGGCAACAAGAACCCGGCCGTGCTCGCGGAATCCCTTGCGATCTACGACGAACTGCTGAAGCACCCGGAAACGAAACCCGCGGACGTCCACCGCATCCAATACCTGCGCGGCAAGACACTCGAGCAATTGCCCCGCACCGACGATCCCACCCAGAAGCGGGAAAGCGAGGCCCTCGCCGCCTACTACTCCGTTCTGAAAAACGCGGAAAATCCTCCCGCGGAGTGGCATTTCCTGGAAAGCAGCGGCTTCCGGGCGCTGGAGATCCTGGAACGTGCCGGCGAGAAAAAAGCCCGCCCCGCCCTGAGCATCGCCCGTGAGATCGCCGCACTGAAAGGCCCCCGGTCAAAGGAAGCGGCGGACCGCGCCATGGACATCCAGCTCAAGAACCAGATCTGGGAGGACTGA